The following coding sequences are from one Epinephelus fuscoguttatus linkage group LG7, E.fuscoguttatus.final_Chr_v1 window:
- the ppdpfa gene encoding pancreatic progenitor cell differentiation and proliferation factor A — protein sequence MAAIPSSGSLIATHDYYRRRLGSNSSNSSCGSAEYTGEVIPHHPGLPRQDSGHWWTSFFFAKQNQPGMQNGSENQKNRTYTVANGQVTCIAREMVLNRQVSENSESGKSETMTLPPASS from the exons ATGGCAGCAATTCCATCAAGTGGCTCCCTCATCGCCACCCACGATTACTACAGGA GGCGTCTCGGGTCCAACTCCAGCAACAGCTCCTGTGGCAGTGCCGAGTACACTGGGGAGGTCATTCCACACCACCCAG GACTCCCAAGGCAAGACTCTGGCCACTGGTGGACTTCATTTTTCTTTGCAAAACAGAACCAGCCCGGCATGCAGAACGGATCTGAAAATCAAAA GAACAGAACCTACACAGTGGCCAACGGTCAGGTGACCTGCATCGCCAGGGAGATGGTTTTGAACAGACAAGTCAGTGAAAACAGTGAAAGTGGAAAGTCTGAAACAATGACCCTTCCACCTGCTTCCTCATAG